A window of Glycine soja cultivar W05 chromosome 2, ASM419377v2, whole genome shotgun sequence genomic DNA:
tatatagattttgtATATATAGAAGAAGATTATATACGATAAAtgtgtatatttattttacaattgaaacagataaaaagaaattagaaaggttttgtttttgtaaactttttcataaacattttatagagaataaaatacaaagtaaaatgaattgagTTTAATAGAACTAAAGAGAACGGAAAAATTTAGGATGCGTTTGGtttgaatgtttattttttgttttcatttcttgtttttattttcttaaaattgtttttattttaaaaaaaattaaaattttgaaaatatgtttggattgatttcttgttttctgttttaaaaaaataaaaatactaaaaatgtgttttcaaaaagagaatatatttttatatttgcttaaaattacattgttTGACACTGCGTTaattttacccaaaatgagaTTTCTAGTTTCAactgaaaataagattttattgtttccggttcgtttggaaaaatatttttactgaaaatattttcaaaaattcaaccaaatacatttttatcaccattttctatttctgataaaaataaaaacagaccaccaaatcaaacacccacttATTATCCCAATCCTCGCTCTGGACCAAGGTACGTAGGCTTCtaactcttttttctctttcattcttttcttccatctcttataaattaaaatcaatttttatatatctCAACTTTTAGAAATTAGATGACtgaacttttataaaaaaaattaaagtgaatatgttaattttaacttaaaaaatcaatttattttaattttcttttcctagtgtttatgaagaagtttatttataaaaataaaaaaatgtgatataaGATAACTAATGTAATagatattaataaaagaaaaaaaaaaatataaaatatgtttaaaaatagtGATATGGTGAAATACATGGTTCTCGCTTATATCGTCTATTACAGTAGCAGGAGAATCTTTTTGGCCTTGATGATCCGAAGAAGTTGGCATAAAAACTTTTTACCTTTGTACAGATTATCTCCGTCCCActtagcattttttttcctttacacTGTACATATTACAAAAGTTGTCAttattaatagataaaaatattaaggttaatattatttttaatataacttttaatacaTGTACACCCATTTGAGTCTAAGTGATTTATTCTAGTTTGATTAGTAGTTTTGAGTTCGagcattaattatatttattatacttaagtatcttagcattttttttacattttttagctTAAAACTTTGTTTGAGTTTAGTTCATGTAATTTCATTACTAATTAGATATTGTATATATTTAGTGTTTTTAATCTACTAgaatttttattagatttttaatgtttaattgtGGGCATAGAATAAGTTTTGTAGACTTGAGAAAAGTTACATTGGAGGAACAAGTTAAAACACCGTTGGAAACAAGTTTATAAGGCCAATTTTCACTTAATTTGCTACTATCATCTTGAGCCTAAGCATGAGAAAGTTGAGGTTTAACCTGGAAGCATCATAAAGCTCCTTTTACTATTGCCCTTGACAGACTAAGCGTGGAAAAGTTAAGGCTTGACCTCAAAACGTCATAATGCACCCGCCCTCGATGTTCACATTGTTAGGGACTTCTGATATTGTGCTAATAAGGCTacaacaaaagaaattttgacCTTCTGAAGGGGGATTCAAATCATTGTTGTGTGACTCTTTCTTAGGTATTGTGTGATGATTGGAAAGCTCTGATTTGGCGTCCATGGCTTCCTCACTAAGTTTCTCCATTTTTGCAAATTTTTTGCTTCTTTCAGCTATTAACAGTTAAATTCATCCTTCTTGGGGTTTTATGTTACTAGCCAGCTATCATGTTAataatttaagttatttattcAACTATATAGTTCTATATTAACGTTTTTCTTCTGTActtaatccttttttttaattcatttctccAACTATTTCCATTATTATTGTCAAAACCGTTTTTTTACTTTCTAAGTGTTCATAAAAATTACTCTAAAAAAGATTTATAGTTTATTTGCTTTAGcacttgttttaatttatttccaaagaaattattcatttttcttatagttATTTTGTCAAGTATTATGCAAACCTCTTGAAAAATGATattcaaactttttatttaCTACTTTTACAATTTAGTTCACTTATTAAATAGACATTACTACTAATATgttgttatatttaaatattaaaagaaaactttTTATCATCCATAGTAAACTTATTTGACTAGAGTAAGattaaacaaaagatatctatctttgaaaaatatatgaatggagttttatttcaattttgtgaCAGTTAAAATAACAAGTTTAAAAGAGAGTTTATTTCTGgaaaaaaagactaaattgaTTGATTTAAAAGTACATGGACcaaaaaattaagtttgacttgaaatttgagaattaaaaacatatttttctttcaaattaaacaatatatgtattgaaagtgtaaaataatttttatattgtcatttaGTAGTAAATTACCCCATATAACAAGTTTGTTGGCTTTAAAGTTTAGTTCAATTTgatcaactttttaaaaaaaattatgaaattcaattgagattaaaaaaaagttagattgAAATTGATAGGTTGTTAAGAAGATTAGGAATACAAAGAAAGATGCGAGTAATACATAGTTTGATATGGTTAAgagagaacttttttttttgctagctGTGGAGTGAGAGTAATGTGtgaaatacatatttaaagaagagaagaaaattattcaaaatatgtAATTGAGAAAGTGGAGAGAATGAGAGTCTCACCCTATAAATGATTtaggaaaatattaaatttaattaattttaatatgctgtcaatttaaaattatttacattatcaatcaattttaatatatataattttgaaaagttaTCACAAAAGTTCATAACTGAAAATTGGGGTGAGAGGTAAAAAGGGACAGTAAATAGCGTTTCTGGAAACAAGTCCTTGGGCGGTAGCAGGGCCGAAATCTTATTGGAATGGGAAGAAAGGCTCAAAATGAAAACACATAACAAACCTTGCCGCAAGAGTAGgccagaaatatatataaacccTATACCCGATTAACTAAGATAGTGACTGagtgaattatattttaaaattattaataaccaagcattatgaatgaaaaaattatgcaataatAGAAAGTAGAAACCATTCACCCATTCTTCCACTCACATCAGTGGTCCTTGCCCCCACATATCTCCATTAAACACCCGAGAATGTTccaatttataaaaatgaaaataaaagcttgAATAATAGgaaacacattttattttttcataaaattcaaCTCAAACAATCATGACCTAATTTATCTCTAAAATAGAACAAAGAAGCCCCTATACCAAGATGGTAGTGGACCATTCCTACATCTAAGAGGGTCCTTCAAGACcaccattattattattcctaaaagctaaaagtaacatcaacaaaataaaagaaacaaaaactgaAAATTCCTAACAAATACTAAAATCTAGTACTTCCTCCTCTCATTGGAGACTGTTGTTTGACAAAGTGCATCGATCGCAAGCCTGTTCTCTGGGACTCTGCATCCAGTAGGTCCAAGCATTTTCTCATTAACTTGAATAGAACATTGCTGCTTGCCAAGACAtagctacaaaaaaaaaacaaaaaaaaaattaggttcacttttttttagtcctttaccatggaaataagaacaaactgACTATgctaaaataaattagttaccCGTTTCACAATAGATAAAGTATCACTAGATTCGCAATGACCCTTCTTAAAGGATCCACATTCACCCTCAGGCACACCAAAGCTAGCAAATTTAATTTCAGATATGACTTGGTTCTCCTTGCATGCTAATTCCAATTCATGTCCTTCATAGGCCTTTGCACATGCTTTTGCAATAGTTACCGTGGCAATTTTAACTTGAAAGGGGTTACCTCCTTGCTCTTCAAACACCACCAATGTGTTATCCAGACCATCACGAAGAAATGAGTCTGGGACATGGTACCTAGAAataaagtaacaaaaaaatttagtgtGCATTTCATTGacacattttttaaatgatcattTCAAATTATTCATATACCATCTTTGAGTGGGATTTCCACAATTCGTTGTGCATTTGTTTGACCTATATGTTCCACGGTAATCACATGTTGAACTACAAccatcttcacctgcaagataGCTTACCCAATACCTACCAATGTTGTTACCATTTACCCAAGCTTGACCCTTTCCCAAACCTTTCAAATCTAGCACAACTGAATCAGTTCCTACGGGAGTTCTGAATGTAGtctgcaagaagaagaagaaaagattgGTTAAATTACTAAGTCATGAACTATTTGAATCTAAAGAATGGCATGCAGTAATAGTATGATTTTATCAAATGAGCCAAGGCTACTACATAACTACACAAGGCACTATATAAAGCGTATATATATACTTGCACGCAATTGATATAAAGAAAGGTAATTAATTATACCTTGTACCACATGAATATTTTATGTGCTTGAAGACCATTTGTAAACCATTCTTCAGTGCTTCTGCTAGGGGAATATAGCTTCACGTTCTCACCGTGCATTCCAACCTTATAATGCCACACGTTTGTGGAGATATCTTTGGTCACCTCACTGCCATCATTTTGTGACACCAATTGAACGCCAGTAACACCAACGTGTATATTGTCAAAGTAGGCACCATAGTTCTATGTCAATAAAGAGGATAatgttaattagttaattatgcAATAACAGCATCGATAATTAATGACACAATTAATGCCTTTATGCAATGTGCAATTGTTACTTACTGGTAAACCAACGGTGCCACTAACTAAAGATATCTCATTTTTCCCAAGTTTCAATTTGATGTCTGCCTCAAAAGTGAACGTGTACTTTCCATAGGTAGCATATTGGGAACCTGTGAGGCAAATCAACAAAAGGAAGAATAAAATCCTAAAACTTAGTaaactatatttaaattataaaaattggcAATGAGGTTCGAATTTGCACTATAGACTTACCAATATGTGCTCCATTAACAAACACATGAAGTACATGTCCTTTGGTGTTTACTCTTATCTTAAGATCATGGGACAAAATGGGGTCGCCTTGTTTGACGTCAACACTGAGGATTGATTTGTCACACAAATTAGTGGGCAATAAGTAATTCATGCATCTACGcctcaatataaaattttaaggtAACATTAAGAAATTAACAATTACCTGGTGATGTACCATAAGTAATCACTTGTATCATTTGCCACCTTTTGATCCAAAAGCCGAGGAGCAGTTATAGCAACAGATCCAAGAACTTTGCCATCTTTCATTTGCTCCAAATGCGTCTCAGGCATCCATTGCCAATCCAATGCATAtgaattttcattattaatggTCATTATGGATGTTTGAGCATTGACctattttcatgttaattattaGTCAGTACTAATCATATAAAtttcactttgtttttttatttgatttatcatGTATCTAGAGATAGAAAACTTGGTCAAGCATTTAAACCCAcccaataaaatataagattttgacTCTAAATTTTAGCTTAAATTAAATGTAGCAGATCTTTTTAGTTTTGAACTAATTAATGACCTTAACATGTAGCATTGGACGGGTAgcctataaaattattaaacaattaCTAATGAGAACTATTCTTACCTTTGCAGTGTTGTAGACTTCAGTATAACAATCTGGAAGGATGGACACAGACCATGCAGGAATAGTGTATTGAGTGTTTTGAAAGTTAATATTGGCATCCATTGATGGATGTGCATTTCCAAGGAAACAAACTGATTGTCCAGCATAACTAAAAATTGTGgcctataaaaaataattcattcttGGAGATCAATGATAATCAAATGATTCAAAATATAGcttaatgtaaataaaaataagttaaaatgaaaaacaaaagtttaCCGTCATCTGATTTCCGTAGTCAATATTTCTGGAGGAACCCATAGTTAAGGTTGTTTCAACTGATTTCAAAACCTCGTGAAGTCGTTTCAGATGTCCCCATTTAGGTTGATTTAAATCACCtaacaataagaaaaattacaaatcaaataaataaaagagtaaataaaTCATGTTATTTTACTATCAGACAAATAAcattgttttttcttaaaagttaaaaaaatggcaTAATCATGAATCATGTTTCTCAATTAACTATTCTTTACCGTATTCATTCAAAGGAGCATCATAGTCATATGAGGTAGTGATATATGGTCCTCCTGAGGTTCGTCCAAAATTGGTACCTCCATGGTactattagtgaaaaaaatcaattttaataataagtataacttatcatttatatatttgattcaattttaaaaataaaataatgcaaTTAGTTACCATATAGTAATTTTGAAATGTGCCACCATATTGAAAAAATCTCCCAACAGCAAAAGCAACGTCCTCAGCAGTTCTATGTGGAGTTGGTCCTCCCCAATGCATGAACCTAATCACAAGGGTTATATTATTTGAAtgcatttttttacaattaaaaatactttaaaaatgaGAACGAAGAACAAACCAGCCAGTCCAATCCTCGGTCCACATCTTAGGTTTGTTGTTGCTATTAGGATGCCATTGGTCGCAGTAGAAACCATTACATGTGTTAATCTAAtttaaggaaacaaaaaaaagagtaaataataattatcataaaccaaaataattgaaaactataattataaaattttaatatttattaccaAAGGATCTGGAGCATCACTTTGTTGACACATGATCCAAGGCACACCAATTTGATAAGATTGAGCTAGTTGAGCACACCATTGAACATACTCTTTTCCATTTTGACCATATGAGCCCATAATATTTCCATACTCATTTTCAATCTGTTGGTGTATAAAGtcaattataataaatgttataatgaaagaaaaaaaatataagtaggATCTCACTTATAAAATTAAACCTGAGCAAGAATAATGGGTCCTCCTTGTGATGCAAAGAGCTTCTCATGTCGCATCATGTCCACTATGAGTGTAGTGAATTTTTTCATCTCATCCTGCAGTGGATTAAATGGAGATCAAATTAGGACATCAATTTGTCATACAAAATGGGTATGAAACCTAACAATGAGCATAACAAATTATAGTGACTAACCTCAAAAATAGCATTGTTTGTCCTAAATTCGATGTTAGGTATATTATGTAACCACACCGGAAATCCCctagtgtataaaaaataaatcaaattatttaaactaCATGATTAGATCATTATGAAAAAAAGAATATCATGAAGTAAAACTTTTTGTATTTCTTACCCATAGTTCCATTCTGCACATACATATGGACCAATTCGAAGCACGGCATAAAGTCCTTGATTCTGAATGGTTTTAATGAACCTCACAAGATCTAAATTTCCAGAAAAATCATActgaaaatacattaaaaaaatgattaaattaatgaaaagaaaactaaatatGTATCATGAAATTATAAAGTTTTATTAGGATATAAAACCTGGCCAGGGTGAGGCTCATGAACATTCCAAAAAACATATGTCTCAATGACATCAAGTCCACCTTCTTTTGATTTCTCAATCAAAGATGGCCACATCTGTCATAAACAAATagattaaaatagaattaaatgattttacatAAATGAATAGTTAATAATAGGATTttagaaacagaaaaaataataatgtgaaaataaaaatatataattgaatggATTTATATCCATGATATAGTCATATAATCAACCGCAAATAATTTGGATTTTTGAAATAGACGACATAATGTGTAATTgagccaaaaaaacaaaatgtggaAATGTGATGATACAGTAACATACTTCAGCAGTACTACGTGGATAATGAATAGAGCCAGAGAATAAGATTTTTCTCTTGCCATCAATTGTTATGGCCCTTCCATCG
This region includes:
- the LOC114369931 gene encoding beta-galactosidase 15-like, coding for MMGKMGSITTLLLLCLALISIAIEAIDVSYDGRAITIDGKRKILFSGSIHYPRSTAEMWPSLIEKSKEGGLDVIETYVFWNVHEPHPGQYDFSGNLDLVRFIKTIQNQGLYAVLRIGPYVCAEWNYGGFPVWLHNIPNIEFRTNNAIFEDEMKKFTTLIVDMMRHEKLFASQGGPIILAQIENEYGNIMGSYGQNGKEYVQWCAQLAQSYQIGVPWIMCQQSDAPDPLINTCNGFYCDQWHPNSNNKPKMWTEDWTGWFMHWGGPTPHRTAEDVAFAVGRFFQYGGTFQNYYMYHGGTNFGRTSGGPYITTSYDYDAPLNEYGDLNQPKWGHLKRLHEVLKSVETTLTMGSSRNIDYGNQMTATIFSYAGQSVCFLGNAHPSMDANINFQNTQYTIPAWSVSILPDCYTEVYNTAKVNAQTSIMTINNENSYALDWQWMPETHLEQMKDGKVLGSVAITAPRLLDQKVANDTSDYLWYITSVDVKQGDPILSHDLKIRVNTKGHVLHVFVNGAHIGSQYATYGKYTFTFEADIKLKLGKNEISLVSGTVGLPNYGAYFDNIHVGVTGVQLVSQNDGSEVTKDISTNVWHYKVGMHGENVKLYSPSRSTEEWFTNGLQAHKIFMWYKTTFRTPVGTDSVVLDLKGLGKGQAWVNGNNIGRYWVSYLAGEDGCSSTCDYRGTYRSNKCTTNCGNPTQRWYHVPDSFLRDGLDNTLVVFEEQGGNPFQVKIATVTIAKACAKAYEGHELELACKENQVISEIKFASFGVPEGECGSFKKGHCESSDTLSIVKRVTNLF